CGTACTCCGGGAGGGAAGGCCTGGTCTCCGAAGGCGGGTGCAGGACGAGCAGGCCGGACGGCTGAGGCTCGGCGAACTGCCCTGGAGTGAGGGCCCGCTCCCCGATCAGGGTGCCCTCGGCCATCACCAGCCCGATGGTGCCCGGTTGCGGTTCGTCCGGCAGTTCTTCCCGCACGCGGAAGACCGTGGTCACCGGTAGGAGCCCGGGCACGCTGGCCACCCGGACCGCGATGACGAGGAACTTGACCCACTCGAGGGTGTTCTCCGGCCACCGCCCCGACACCACGAAACCGCTCAACGCCCCCGCCGACTCCAGCGCGGACACCTGCACCGCGCGGGCCGATGATTCGCTCATGGCCAACCTCCGTTCCTGCCCGAGGTATGGATCAGCCCGTCGCCGAGCTGATCATGATGTTGATGGTGGGGCCACAGTGCACTGGCACACAAGGGGACCCGAGTGCCAGATTGGTCGCATTCCGGCGTCGAATCCGTGATGGTGACCGTGGGTCACGAGGACCGGGGGAGGTCCGGCTCCGGGTTCCGGCCGGCGGCGTCGGCGTCGGCCGTCGGTGTGGGCCGGTAGTTTGGATATCGATATGGACAGACTGTTCGACCTACCGTCAGAAGCGCCGTCAGACGCGTCGGCCACCTCTCCCGGGCGTGGGGCTGCCTCGTCGACGGGGCCGAAGCTGACCCCGCAGCAGCGGTTGATCGAACAGGCGCGACAGCAGGCGGAGGCATCGCGGGAGCGAGCGGCAAAGGCTCGCCACCAGGAGGCCGAGGCGCTGCTGGACGGTCTGAACCCTCAGCAACGGGCCGCCGTCGAGCACCGCGGCGCGCCGCTGTTGGTGGTCGCCGGTGCCGGATCCGGCAAGACCAGGGTGTTGACCCGGCGGATCGCCTATCTCCTGGCCGCCGGCGGGGCACACCCCGGGGAGATCCTGGCCATCACCTTCACCAACAAGGCCGCCGCCGAGATGCGGGACCGGGTCGCCGAGATGATCGGCGCTCGGTCGCGGGCGATGTGGGTGTCCACCTTCCACTCCATGTGCGTGCGGATCCTGCGCGCCGAGGCGGCGCACCTGGGCGTGCGCTCCAGCTTCACCATCTACGACTCGGCCGACTCCCAGCGTCTGGTGCAGATGGTCGCCTCCGACCTCAACATCGACACCAAGAAGGTGTCGGCCCGGACGTTGGCCGGGGCCATCTCCAACCTCAAGAACGAACTCGTCGACCCGGTCGAGGCCACCGACAAGGCCGATTCGGATCTGGAGAAGATGGTCGCCGAGGTCTACACGAACTATCAGGTTCGGTTGCGGGCGGCGTCGGCCTTCGATTTCGACGACCTGATCATGGAAACGGTATCCCTGCTGCAACGGTTGCCGGCCGTGGCCGAACACTACCGGCGCCGTTTCCGGCACGTGCTGGTCGACGAATACCAGGACACGAACCACGCCCAGTACATGCTGGTGCGCGAACTGGTCGGCGGAGAGATCCGTGAGACCTGGAGCGACGACGGGGTTCTCGTGCACGAACCGGTGTCGGACATCCCGATGGCCGAGCTGGTCGTGGTCGGCGACGCCGATCAGTCGATCTACGCCTTCCGCGGGGCCTCGATCCGGAACATCACCGAATTCGAACGGGACTATCCGAACGCCCGCACGATTCTGCTCGAGCAGAACTATCGCTCGACGCAGACCATTCTGTCCGCCGCGAACAAGGTGATCTCCCGCAATACCGAGCGTCGGGCCAAGAATCTGTGGACCGCGCAGGGCAACGGGCAGCTCATCGTCGGATACGTCGGGGACAACGAGTACGAGGAAGCGCAGTTCATCGGCAAGGAGATCGACCGGCTGGTCGACGACTCCGAGATCCGGTTCGGCGACGTCGCGATCTTCTACCGGACCAACTCGGCGTCCCGGGCCATTGAGGACGTGTTCGTCCGGACCGGAATGCCGTACCGGATCGTCGGCGGGGTCCGGTTCTACGAGCGCCGCGAGGTCCGCGACGCTCTGGCCTATCTCCGGGCGATCGCCAATCCGGACGACGAGGTGTCGCTCCGGCGCATCCTGAACACCCCGAAGCGCGGCATCGGCGACCGGGCCGAGGCGACGGTCGTGGTGTTCGCCGAACAGGAACGGATCGCGTTCGCCGACGCTCTGGTCCGCGTGGCCGAGATGCCGATGATGGCCACCCGATCGGCCAAGTCCGTGGCTGCGTTCAACGACCTGATGAGCGGCCTGAGGGCGCTCGTGGCCGGCGGCGCCGAGCCGGCCGAGGTCCTGACGGCGGTTCTGGACCAGACCGGGTACCGCGCCGAGCTCGAAGCGTCACAGGATCCGCAGGACTTCTCCCGGATGGAGAACCTGGACCAGCTGGTCACGGTGCTCCGGGAGAACGCGGAGTTGCTGCTGGGTGGCGGCGGAGCGGTCATCGCCGGCGACACCGACGCGCCCGCGACCCCGCCGCCGGCGCCGGGAAATGAACTGCTGGCCGCGGTATTGGAGCAGATCTCGCTGGTGGCCGACGCCGACTCGATCCCCGATTCCGCCGAGGGCGTGGTCACCCTGATGACGCTGCACACGGCCAAGGGCCTGGAGTTCCCGGTCGTCTTCCTGACCGGGTTGGAGGACGGGATCTTCCCGCACCAACGGGCCTTCTCCGACGATCGGGAGCTCGCCGAGGAGCGGCGCCTGGCCTATGTCGGCATCACTCGGGCCCGCGAGCGGCTGTACCTGTCGCGTGCGGTTACCCGCTCGGCCTGGGGGCAGGCGAACTCCTATCCGGCGTCCCGGTTCCTCGACGACATTCCGGAGGAGCTGATCGACTGGCGCCGGTTGGCGCCGGCGCGGGAGCCCTACGTCTCCGGTTCGGCCGACTACCGGTCGTCCAACTGGGGTTCCGGTGGCTCCAGCAACTATTCCGGATACAGCTCGCGATCGGCGCCGGTGTCGGCGTCCCGGTTCGGGCAGATCGGTGGTGCCCGCGCCGCACGGCCGCCGCTGGTGCTGGCGGTCGGCGATCGGGTCAACCACGACAAGTACGGTCTGGGCAAGGTGACCGCGGTGTCCGGGACGGGCCCGACCGCCACGGCGACCATCGACTTCGGTACGGCCGGGACCATCCGCCTCATGCTGATCGGCGGCGTCCCGATGACGAAGCTGTAGGCCGCACCGGAGATCAGGCGACCCCGGCCGGCCGGAACTGGATGCTGACCCGCGGGCCGACCGGCCGGGCCGTCTTCGGGATGGCGTGCTCCCATGTCCGCTGGCAGGACCCACCCATGACGACGAGATCGCCGTGGCCCACAGGGATCCGCAGGCTCTCACCGCCCGATCGCGGCCGGAGCATCAACGGGCGGTCGGCACCGACGGACAGGATCGCGACCATGGTGTCGGAATGGGATCCCCGGCCGATCGTGTCCCCGTGCCAGGCCACACTGTCGCGCCCGTCCCGGTACAGGCACAGCCCGGCCGTCAGGAACGGCTCGTGCAGTTCGGGCCGGTAGTGGTCGGTGAGCATCTGTCGGGCCTGGGCCAGGATCGGGTGCGGGAGCGGAGCGTCCGGCCCGTACCAGCGCAAGAGCCGGGGGACGTCGACCACACGGTCGTACATCGGGCGCTTCTCGGCCCGCCACGGCACCTCGTCGAGCAGCGTCTGCAGCACCGGATCGGATCCGCTCAGCCAGCCCGGAAGCCGGTCGACCCAGGCGCCGTCGGTCAGATCGGTCCGCTCGATCCGGCCGGCCAGGTCGCACAGGGCCGGTACCTCGTCGACGTCGAACATCGACGGTTGATAGGACGTCGTCATGCACTCATGTTACGCGTCATTCGAACACGTGTGCTGTTTGTTCAGTGCGCGGGTCGTGGGCTGACGACTCAGAGGCTGCGGGTGAGGTAGATCAGGTCGCTGTCCTGCGGTCCTGGTGCGGTGTGGTGGCGGTGGAATCCCAACTTGTCCAGCACCCGCAGGGACGCGGTGTTCCAATCCCCGACGGTGGACCAGAGCCGGCGACGTCCCGTGGCCTTCGCAGCCTCGACCATGGCCCGGGCCGCCTCCGTCGCGTACCCGCAGCCGTGCTCGCGCGAGAGCAGCTCGTAGGCGAGCTCCGGCTCATCCAGGCTCGCCCGGCCGACCAGAAGCCCGCAGTAGCCGAGCATGTCGGTGTCCCCGTGCCGGCGTAGGGCCAGGAATCCGATGCCGCTGGCCGCTGCCCCGTCCGCCATCTGTGCGATCTTCAGCCGTGCCGCCGCGACATCGGTGCCGTGGCCGCGGGCCCCCGGACCCCGCTCGACGATCAACTCGACGTAACGGTCGGCGTCGGTCAGCCGCATCGGTTCGAGCAGCAGCCGCTCCGTTTCGAGCCGCGCCGCCATGGGTTGATAGTCCACGATGCCCAGTCTGGCCGAGTCAGCCCGGGAGATAGTGGTCGTAGTTGTCCTGGGAGGCTACGCGGCCGTCACGGATCTGCAGGAAGATCGCGACCCGGGCCCGAATGCGGGTCCCGGTTGGCGCGTCCGGGAAGTCCACCCGCAACGTCGCGCTCCAGTTCACCTCCAGGATCACCCGGTCCCCGTCGACGGCCTCGGTGGCGATCTGGAACACCTGATCGGCCACCACCTCCCGGCCCTGCTCGGCCGCCTGCAGCACCTCCGGCAGGTTGCGGCTGGCGCCCTGCGGGGACATCGGGTTGGGCCACTCCCGCTGCACGAAATCGGTGGTGAGGTGACGCCGCAACTCCGCCGTGGTCCCGGATTCCACTGCGTTGAGGTAGGACCGGGCGACAGCGAGGGTCTCGGCGCGCGTCATGGCCGTCACTGTAGAAGGGGACCCACTTGACCGGCACGGCCGTGAGGGCCGGCCCGGAGTGGAGTCGGGGCTTGAGGGCATCGAGAATGGACAGGCCCTGTCCCACGATGCCGGTCACCATCTCGGACACACCCTCGGCCCCGTTCATGATGGTCAGGTTCGACTCGGCGATGCCACGAGCGGCCGCCTCGACCAGCGACGGCAGCACCTCGATCAGGTGGTTGGCCGCGATGAGTTCCTGATTGCCGCCGTCCAGCGACGCGGCCCGGACGGTGTTGGCCGCGGCCTGTGTCCGGCGGCGATAGGCCTCGGCGTCGGCCGGCCGACGTACCTCGGCCTCCAGCCGCTGGACCGCGAGGTCGGCCTGGCGCCGGGCCAGAGCCGTCTGCTGCTCGATGACGTTCTGCGTGGCCTGGGCCTGCGCCAGCGGGCCGGCCTGGGCGGCATGGGCCTTGGCGCGGTCGGTCTCGGCGATGAAGCCCGCTCGCTTGATCTCGGTGTCGCGTTCGTACTCGGCCTTGAGCGCGGCCGCCTGCTGCTCGGGCTCGGCTGCCTCCTGGTCGGCC
This window of the Nakamurella panacisegetis genome carries:
- a CDS encoding peptidase, with translation MSESSARAVQVSALESAGALSGFVVSGRWPENTLEWVKFLVIAVRVASVPGLLPVTTVFRVREELPDEPQPGTIGLVMAEGTLIGERALTPGQFAEPQPSGLLVLHPPSETRPSLPEYDGVASGCVYLPGLPHLGLDHRAGWAEADHTGAVTSMRGMAGIDPMNDADTAVLAMLMAA
- a CDS encoding GNAT family N-acetyltransferase, which gives rise to MDYQPMAARLETERLLLEPMRLTDADRYVELIVERGPGARGHGTDVAAARLKIAQMADGAAASGIGFLALRRHGDTDMLGYCGLLVGRASLDEPELAYELLSREHGCGYATEAARAMVEAAKATGRRRLWSTVGDWNTASLRVLDKLGFHRHHTAPGPQDSDLIYLTRSL
- the pcrA gene encoding DNA helicase PcrA encodes the protein MDRLFDLPSEAPSDASATSPGRGAASSTGPKLTPQQRLIEQARQQAEASRERAAKARHQEAEALLDGLNPQQRAAVEHRGAPLLVVAGAGSGKTRVLTRRIAYLLAAGGAHPGEILAITFTNKAAAEMRDRVAEMIGARSRAMWVSTFHSMCVRILRAEAAHLGVRSSFTIYDSADSQRLVQMVASDLNIDTKKVSARTLAGAISNLKNELVDPVEATDKADSDLEKMVAEVYTNYQVRLRAASAFDFDDLIMETVSLLQRLPAVAEHYRRRFRHVLVDEYQDTNHAQYMLVRELVGGEIRETWSDDGVLVHEPVSDIPMAELVVVGDADQSIYAFRGASIRNITEFERDYPNARTILLEQNYRSTQTILSAANKVISRNTERRAKNLWTAQGNGQLIVGYVGDNEYEEAQFIGKEIDRLVDDSEIRFGDVAIFYRTNSASRAIEDVFVRTGMPYRIVGGVRFYERREVRDALAYLRAIANPDDEVSLRRILNTPKRGIGDRAEATVVVFAEQERIAFADALVRVAEMPMMATRSAKSVAAFNDLMSGLRALVAGGAEPAEVLTAVLDQTGYRAELEASQDPQDFSRMENLDQLVTVLRENAELLLGGGGAVIAGDTDAPATPPPAPGNELLAAVLEQISLVADADSIPDSAEGVVTLMTLHTAKGLEFPVVFLTGLEDGIFPHQRAFSDDRELAEERRLAYVGITRARERLYLSRAVTRSAWGQANSYPASRFLDDIPEELIDWRRLAPAREPYVSGSADYRSSNWGSGGSSNYSGYSSRSAPVSASRFGQIGGARAARPPLVLAVGDRVNHDKYGLGKVTAVSGTGPTATATIDFGTAGTIRLMLIGGVPMTKL
- a CDS encoding nuclear transport factor 2 family protein, whose translation is MTRAETLAVARSYLNAVESGTTAELRRHLTTDFVQREWPNPMSPQGASRNLPEVLQAAEQGREVVADQVFQIATEAVDGDRVILEVNWSATLRVDFPDAPTGTRIRARVAIFLQIRDGRVASQDNYDHYLPG
- a CDS encoding alpha-ketoglutarate-dependent dioxygenase AlkB gives rise to the protein MTTSYQPSMFDVDEVPALCDLAGRIERTDLTDGAWVDRLPGWLSGSDPVLQTLLDEVPWRAEKRPMYDRVVDVPRLLRWYGPDAPLPHPILAQARQMLTDHYRPELHEPFLTAGLCLYRDGRDSVAWHGDTIGRGSHSDTMVAILSVGADRPLMLRPRSGGESLRIPVGHGDLVVMGGSCQRTWEHAIPKTARPVGPRVSIQFRPAGVA